The following proteins come from a genomic window of Streptomyces sp. Sge12:
- a CDS encoding ABC transporter substrate-binding protein — protein MRRHSLPLLATLIPLSLALSACGGSSAADSGTAATSGSGAKVTLSIGDQKGGNESLLKAAGELENLDYTIKWSTFTSGPPLLEAVNAKAVDIGGVGNTPPVFAAAAKSKITVVAATHGSSAGEAILVPKGSALQSGADLRGKKIAVAQGSSAHFQLIASLEQAGLKPTDVTINFLQPADALAAFNSGSVDAWAVWDPYTSQVLRTGARVLTSGEGLVNGLGFQVAAPAALEDAAKSKAIDDYLKRLQRAQEWVFKHPEEWAKVWAKETGLPYEVALDAVKRSNGTRVPVAVDDAAVVSEQKIADTFTELKLIPGKVVFKDFVDTRFNGNLPPSTTAPRSYGKDS, from the coding sequence ATGAGACGCCATTCCCTGCCCCTGCTCGCCACCCTGATCCCGCTGTCCCTGGCCCTCTCCGCCTGCGGCGGCAGCTCCGCCGCCGACAGCGGTACGGCGGCGACCTCCGGGAGCGGTGCGAAGGTCACCCTCAGCATCGGGGACCAGAAGGGCGGCAACGAGTCGCTGCTGAAGGCCGCCGGCGAGCTGGAGAACCTCGACTACACCATCAAGTGGTCCACCTTCACCTCCGGTCCGCCGCTGCTGGAGGCCGTCAACGCCAAGGCCGTGGACATCGGCGGCGTCGGCAACACCCCGCCGGTGTTCGCCGCGGCCGCCAAGTCGAAGATCACGGTGGTGGCCGCCACGCACGGCTCCTCCGCGGGCGAGGCGATCCTCGTACCCAAGGGCTCCGCCCTCCAATCGGGCGCCGACCTGCGCGGCAAGAAGATCGCGGTGGCGCAGGGCAGTTCAGCCCACTTCCAGCTCATCGCGAGCCTGGAACAGGCCGGCCTGAAGCCCACCGACGTGACGATCAACTTCCTCCAGCCCGCCGACGCGCTGGCCGCCTTCAACAGCGGTTCGGTCGACGCGTGGGCGGTCTGGGACCCCTACACCTCCCAGGTGCTGCGCACCGGCGCCCGGGTCCTGACCTCCGGCGAGGGACTCGTCAACGGGCTCGGCTTCCAGGTCGCGGCGCCCGCGGCCCTGGAGGACGCGGCCAAGAGCAAGGCCATCGACGACTACCTGAAGCGGCTCCAGCGCGCCCAGGAGTGGGTGTTCAAGCACCCGGAGGAGTGGGCGAAGGTCTGGGCGAAGGAGACGGGACTGCCGTACGAGGTCGCCCTCGACGCGGTGAAGCGCAGCAACGGCACCCGGGTCCCCGTCGCCGTCGACGATGCGGCCGTGGTCTCCGAGCAGAAGATCGCCGACACCTTCACCGAGCTGAAGCTGATCCCCGGGAAGGTCGTCTTCAAGGACTTCGTCGACACCCGTTTCAACGGGAACCTGCCGCCGTCCACCACCGCCCCGCGCAGCTACGGGAAGGACTCCTGA
- a CDS encoding ABC transporter ATP-binding protein yields the protein MATDVHGAVATAAAVRVTGLTRSFDGRAVIDGLELTLRAGEFTVLLGRSGCGKSTLLRILAGLDREIEGDVLVPERRAVAFQAPRLMPWKRVWRNVLLGLPGRPERERAERALAEVGLEHRTDAWPKTLSGGEAQRASLARALVREPDLLLLDEPFGALDALTRIKAQELVARLWQRRGCAVLLVTHDVDEAVLLADRILVMNEGRIAHDTQVPLERPRTVGDPGFAALRTRLLAELGVF from the coding sequence ATGGCGACCGACGTTCACGGGGCAGTAGCCACCGCCGCCGCCGTCAGGGTGACCGGGCTGACCCGGTCCTTCGACGGGCGGGCCGTCATCGACGGGCTCGAACTGACCCTGCGGGCCGGGGAGTTCACCGTCCTGCTCGGCCGCAGCGGCTGCGGCAAGTCCACCCTGCTGCGGATCCTGGCGGGCCTGGACCGCGAGATCGAGGGCGACGTACTGGTACCCGAGCGGCGGGCGGTGGCCTTCCAGGCACCGCGGCTGATGCCCTGGAAGCGGGTCTGGCGCAACGTGCTCCTCGGCCTGCCGGGCCGGCCGGAGCGCGAGCGCGCCGAGCGGGCTCTGGCCGAGGTCGGGCTGGAACACCGTACGGACGCCTGGCCCAAGACGCTGTCCGGCGGCGAGGCCCAGCGGGCCTCACTGGCCCGGGCGCTGGTGCGCGAACCGGATCTGCTGCTGCTGGACGAGCCGTTCGGCGCGCTCGACGCGCTGACCCGGATCAAGGCCCAGGAGCTGGTGGCCCGGCTGTGGCAGCGGCGCGGCTGTGCGGTGCTGCTGGTGACGCACGACGTCGACGAGGCGGTGCTGCTGGCCGACCGGATCCTGGTGATGAACGAGGGGCGGATCGCCCACGACACGCAGGTGCCGCTGGAGCGGCCGCGCACGGTCGGCGACCCGGGATTCGCGGCGCTCCGCACCCGGCTGCTCGCCGAACTCGGCGTCTTCTGA
- a CDS encoding ABC transporter permease — MSISHAPPDISPVAGSAQPAAPALVPVVAISARRRPVPRWIRRTAGPLLLLGLWQLASSLGWLPADTLAPPSTIAAAGADLIGDGTLPGAMAVSLQRVAIGLVIGGTAGTVLALLSGLSRLGEDLIDASVQMLRTVPWVGLIPLFIIWMGIGEAPKVALIALGTAFHLYLNVYAGIRGVDEQLIEAGGALGLGRWGLVRHVVLPGALPGFMTGLRYSLATAWLALVFGESINADAGIGFLMNQAREFFRTDVIVVCLVVYAFLGLTADLVVRTLERLLLQWRPTFTGQ, encoded by the coding sequence ATCAGCATCAGCCATGCCCCGCCCGACATATCCCCCGTAGCCGGATCCGCGCAGCCCGCCGCCCCCGCGCTCGTGCCCGTCGTGGCGATCTCCGCGCGGCGCCGTCCCGTACCCCGCTGGATCCGCCGGACCGCCGGACCGCTGCTGCTGCTCGGCCTGTGGCAACTGGCCAGCAGCCTGGGGTGGTTGCCGGCCGACACGCTCGCGCCGCCGTCGACGATCGCCGCCGCCGGGGCGGACCTGATCGGGGACGGCACGCTGCCGGGGGCGATGGCCGTGTCGCTGCAGCGCGTCGCGATCGGCCTGGTCATCGGCGGGACGGCGGGGACGGTACTGGCGCTGCTGTCCGGCCTGTCCCGGCTCGGCGAGGACCTGATCGACGCGAGCGTGCAGATGCTGCGCACGGTGCCCTGGGTGGGCCTCATCCCGCTCTTCATCATCTGGATGGGCATCGGCGAGGCACCGAAGGTGGCACTGATCGCCCTCGGCACCGCCTTCCACCTGTACCTGAACGTGTACGCCGGGATCCGCGGGGTCGACGAGCAACTGATCGAGGCGGGCGGGGCGTTGGGGCTGGGGCGCTGGGGCCTGGTGCGGCACGTGGTGCTGCCCGGGGCGCTGCCCGGCTTCATGACCGGCCTGCGGTATTCGCTCGCGACGGCCTGGCTGGCCCTGGTCTTCGGGGAGTCCATCAACGCCGACGCCGGAATCGGCTTCCTGATGAACCAGGCGCGCGAGTTCTTCCGTACCGACGTGATCGTGGTCTGCCTCGTCGTCTACGCCTTCCTCGGTCTGACCGCCGACCTCGTCGTCCGCACTCTCGAAAGGCTGCTGCTGCAATGGCGACCGACGTTCACGGGGCAGTAG
- a CDS encoding putative leader peptide, with the protein MLRSAMLTTRGHIDLLRVASAACRRGC; encoded by the coding sequence ATGTTGCGTTCAGCCATGCTCACCACGCGCGGTCACATCGACCTGCTGCGGGTGGCCTCCGCCGCGTGTCGCCGCGGCTGCTGA
- a CDS encoding cytochrome P450 produces MTATLPPGARSGGPRRWPLLGNLPAFARDPLAFFESLRDDHGDWVPWALGPQRNILVSRPEHAGELLGAVESTFRPTELGWAFRQLLGNGVVVATGDDWRRKRALVQPAVRPRQVRSYAATMVECADALASRWRAGERIDVHREMAGLTQRIAVRTLFGSDAAGREASISAAMATAQRELGAEFRGLTLFLPPWVRTPGRRRMREAVAVLDREIEHVIREHEAASSAGAERDDLLSRLLAARDEHGEPLSRTELRDESITLYIGGHETTSTTLTWAWQLLSGAPRARARLTEELDRMLGGRLPAYDDYARLPWTRQVVKEALRIYPPIWLISAVATQGATLGGRAVPAGTSVWTSPWSVHRDARWFPDPEAFLPERWDADAPHPVPEHAWFPFGGGPRACLGARFALVEAALVLAVLAQRFHLDSGSERVGVFPGLTLQPTGPVLATLRPAGSGTDTGTGRGFGTGFGRDDTKAR; encoded by the coding sequence GTGACCGCGACCCTGCCCCCGGGCGCCCGCAGCGGCGGACCGCGCCGATGGCCGCTGCTCGGCAACCTGCCCGCATTCGCCCGCGATCCCCTGGCCTTCTTCGAGTCCCTGCGCGACGACCACGGGGACTGGGTGCCCTGGGCGCTCGGCCCGCAGCGCAACATCCTGGTCTCCCGGCCCGAGCACGCCGGCGAACTCCTCGGAGCCGTCGAGTCCACCTTCCGGCCGACCGAACTGGGCTGGGCCTTCCGCCAGTTGCTGGGCAACGGGGTGGTCGTCGCCACCGGGGACGACTGGCGGCGCAAGCGGGCCCTGGTGCAGCCCGCCGTCCGGCCGCGTCAGGTCCGCTCGTACGCCGCCACGATGGTGGAGTGCGCGGACGCCCTGGCGAGCCGGTGGCGCGCGGGCGAACGGATCGACGTGCACCGCGAGATGGCCGGGCTCACCCAGCGGATCGCGGTGCGCACGCTGTTCGGGAGCGACGCGGCCGGCCGGGAGGCGTCCATCAGCGCGGCCATGGCCACGGCGCAGCGCGAACTCGGGGCGGAGTTCCGCGGGCTGACGCTGTTCCTGCCGCCGTGGGTGCGCACGCCCGGGCGGCGCCGGATGCGGGAGGCCGTGGCCGTGCTCGACCGGGAGATCGAGCACGTCATACGGGAGCACGAGGCGGCATCGAGCGCCGGTGCGGAGCGCGACGACCTGCTGAGCCGACTGCTCGCGGCCCGCGACGAACACGGCGAGCCGCTCTCCCGCACGGAGCTGCGGGACGAATCGATCACCCTCTACATCGGCGGCCACGAAACCACCTCGACCACCCTCACGTGGGCCTGGCAGCTGCTGTCGGGGGCGCCGCGGGCGCGGGCCCGGCTGACGGAGGAGCTGGACCGGATGCTCGGCGGACGGCTGCCGGCCTACGACGACTACGCGCGGCTGCCCTGGACCCGGCAGGTGGTCAAGGAGGCCCTGCGAATCTATCCGCCGATCTGGCTGATCTCGGCGGTGGCCACGCAGGGGGCCACCCTCGGCGGGCGCGCCGTACCGGCCGGGACCTCGGTGTGGACCAGCCCCTGGTCGGTGCACCGGGACGCCCGGTGGTTCCCGGACCCGGAGGCCTTCCTTCCGGAGCGGTGGGACGCGGACGCCCCGCATCCGGTGCCCGAACACGCCTGGTTCCCCTTCGGCGGCGGCCCGCGGGCCTGCCTGGGGGCGCGGTTCGCGCTGGTGGAGGCCGCGCTCGTACTGGCCGTGCTGGCGCAGCGGTTCCACCTGGACAGCGGGAGCGAACGGGTCGGGGTCTTCCCGGGACTCACCCTGCAGCCGACCGGTCCGGTCCTGGCCACGCTGCGCCCTGCCGGCAGCGGCACGGACACCGGGACCGGCAGGGGGTTCGGCACGGGGTTCGGCAGGGACGACACGAAGGCCCGTTGA
- a CDS encoding SRPBCC family protein, whose amino-acid sequence MWEYEHSIETGATPEAIWRLWADVENWGAWNAEIQKIDISGPFAAGTRITMTPPGEDPIVLHIAEAVEGERFVDEARFDGLLLRTTHRIDRIGQDRIRVVYRMEITGTGADEVGPQIGPGITADWPDTMASLAEAALR is encoded by the coding sequence ATGTGGGAGTACGAGCACAGCATCGAGACCGGCGCCACCCCCGAGGCGATCTGGCGGCTCTGGGCGGACGTGGAGAACTGGGGCGCCTGGAACGCCGAGATCCAGAAGATCGACATCAGCGGCCCGTTCGCGGCCGGTACGCGGATCACGATGACGCCGCCGGGGGAGGACCCGATCGTGCTGCACATCGCCGAGGCGGTCGAGGGCGAACGGTTCGTCGACGAGGCGCGCTTCGACGGCCTCCTGCTGCGCACCACCCACCGGATCGACCGGATCGGCCAGGACCGGATCCGGGTGGTGTACCGGATGGAGATCACCGGCACCGGCGCCGACGAGGTCGGCCCGCAGATCGGCCCGGGCATCACCGCCGACTGGCCCGACACGATGGCTTCGCTGGCCGAGGCGGCGCTTCGCTGA
- a CDS encoding MarR family winged helix-turn-helix transcriptional regulator, with protein MALSPGESPGFLLWHATLRWQREIAAALAPLDLTHVQFVLLACTWWLNSQGEQPNQLALARQAGTDVKMTSQVLRTLENKGLVAREVDPADTRAKRLRVTDAGADLAPRAIAAVEGADAQFFRPVPVEDAVALLGRLARPDS; from the coding sequence ATGGCCCTGAGCCCCGGTGAAAGTCCCGGATTCCTGCTGTGGCACGCCACCCTGCGCTGGCAGCGCGAGATCGCCGCGGCGCTGGCCCCGCTCGATCTCACCCATGTGCAGTTCGTGCTGCTCGCCTGCACCTGGTGGCTCAACAGCCAGGGCGAGCAGCCCAATCAGCTGGCGCTCGCCCGCCAGGCCGGTACCGACGTCAAGATGACCTCCCAGGTCCTGCGCACCCTGGAGAACAAGGGTCTTGTCGCGCGTGAGGTCGACCCGGCCGACACCCGCGCCAAACGGCTGCGCGTCACCGACGCCGGCGCCGACCTGGCCCCGCGGGCCATTGCCGCCGTCGAGGGCGCGGACGCCCAGTTCTTCCGGCCGGTACCCGTCGAGGACGCGGTGGCCCTGCTCGGCCGCCTGGCCCGGCCCGACAGCTGA
- a CDS encoding HAD family hydrolase yields the protein MISVIFDLDGTLVDSEPNYYESGRRTLERHGVPDFTWEQHSRFIGIGTRETLEILRERYGIPAPVDRLLAEQNAAYLELARTRTEVFPQMRTFVERLHTEGAPMAVASGSSREAIDAVLAGTGLDALLTTVVSAEEVAHGKPAPDVFLEAARRLGADPADCLVVEDAAPGARAAHAAGMACMAVPYTPDIADDPAFASAGLLFPGGQPEFTADAAYGWLTARRSG from the coding sequence ATGATTTCTGTCATATTCGATCTCGATGGCACCCTCGTGGACAGCGAGCCGAACTACTACGAGTCCGGACGCCGCACCCTGGAGCGGCACGGGGTCCCCGATTTCACGTGGGAGCAGCACTCCCGCTTCATCGGCATCGGCACGCGGGAGACGCTGGAGATCCTGCGGGAGCGGTACGGGATCCCGGCGCCGGTGGACCGGCTGCTCGCCGAGCAGAACGCCGCCTACCTGGAGCTGGCCCGCACCCGGACCGAGGTCTTCCCGCAGATGCGCACGTTCGTCGAGCGGCTGCACACCGAGGGCGCCCCGATGGCGGTGGCCTCCGGCTCCTCGCGCGAGGCGATCGACGCCGTCCTGGCCGGCACCGGGCTGGACGCGCTGCTGACCACGGTGGTCTCCGCCGAGGAGGTCGCGCACGGCAAACCCGCTCCGGACGTGTTCCTGGAGGCGGCCCGCCGGCTGGGCGCCGATCCCGCCGACTGCCTGGTCGTCGAGGACGCGGCGCCCGGCGCGCGGGCCGCCCACGCCGCGGGCATGGCCTGCATGGCGGTTCCGTACACGCCGGACATCGCGGACGACCCGGCCTTCGCGTCCGCGGGGCTCCTCTTCCCGGGCGGGCAGCCGGAGTTCACCGCGGACGCGGCGTACGGCTGGCTGACCGCGCGCCGCAGCGGCTGA
- a CDS encoding Lrp/AsnC family transcriptional regulator encodes MAVDELDTRILRLLIEQPRTSVREYARILGVARGTLQARLDRLERTGVITGTGPVLSPAALGHPVLAFVHIEVTQGHLDDVGDALAAVPEIIEAFSITGGGDLLTRVAARDNGHLEDVIQRLIQLPGVVRTRTEVALRERVAHRLLPLVESVGRSAGKT; translated from the coding sequence GTGGCGGTGGACGAGCTCGACACCAGAATCCTGCGCCTGCTGATCGAGCAGCCGCGCACCAGCGTCCGCGAGTACGCCCGCATCCTCGGCGTCGCGCGCGGCACCCTGCAGGCACGGCTGGACCGGCTGGAGCGCACCGGCGTGATCACCGGGACCGGACCGGTGCTCTCCCCCGCCGCGCTGGGCCACCCGGTGCTGGCGTTCGTGCACATCGAGGTCACCCAGGGCCATCTGGACGACGTGGGTGACGCGCTGGCCGCCGTACCGGAGATCATCGAGGCCTTCTCGATCACCGGCGGCGGGGACCTGCTGACCCGTGTGGCGGCCCGGGACAACGGACATCTGGAGGATGTGATCCAGCGGCTGATCCAGCTGCCGGGCGTGGTCCGCACCCGGACGGAGGTGGCCCTGCGCGAGCGGGTGGCGCACCGGCTGCTGCCGCTGGTCGAATCCGTGGGCAGAAGCGCCGGCAAAACCTGA
- a CDS encoding YoaK family protein, protein MDENREAGRTAGPPLLPPHMPALMVVLTGVTGMVEAASLLALGPAFTAMQTGNVLFLAFGAAGAGKLETLAPGVSLAAFAVGVVAGSHLESVSEIRGRRWFVIGLLAEAGLILIAAGIGWGLAPQYGSPAPRHLVATAVLALAMGLRNTTIMRANVPGVPTTLVTRSMTAFIGASAMGRENTYGFGTAGWKLRGLSILAMFAGGFLGALMLRAGCTVGWLLLPAAATVLVVGLLYRSQPGLHTDQAPGRERPG, encoded by the coding sequence ATGGACGAGAACCGGGAGGCCGGGCGAACGGCCGGTCCGCCGCTGCTCCCCCCGCACATGCCCGCGCTGATGGTCGTACTGACCGGGGTGACGGGAATGGTGGAGGCGGCGAGCCTGCTGGCGCTCGGGCCGGCCTTCACGGCGATGCAGACGGGCAACGTGCTGTTCCTGGCCTTCGGCGCGGCCGGGGCGGGGAAGCTGGAGACGCTCGCTCCTGGGGTCTCGCTGGCCGCGTTCGCCGTCGGGGTGGTCGCCGGGTCGCACCTGGAGTCCGTGAGCGAGATCCGCGGGAGGCGCTGGTTCGTCATCGGCCTCCTCGCCGAGGCGGGGCTGATCCTGATCGCCGCGGGCATCGGCTGGGGGCTGGCCCCGCAGTACGGATCCCCCGCCCCGCGGCATCTGGTGGCCACGGCGGTGCTGGCCCTGGCGATGGGGCTGCGCAACACCACGATCATGCGGGCGAACGTGCCGGGCGTACCGACGACGCTGGTCACCCGGTCCATGACCGCCTTCATCGGCGCTTCGGCCATGGGGCGGGAGAACACGTACGGATTCGGGACGGCGGGCTGGAAGCTGCGCGGCCTGTCCATCCTGGCCATGTTCGCCGGCGGGTTCCTCGGTGCGCTGATGCTGCGGGCCGGCTGCACGGTCGGCTGGCTGCTGCTGCCGGCCGCCGCGACGGTGCTGGTCGTGGGCCTGCTCTACCGGAGCCAGCCCGGGCTGCACACCGACCAGGCGCCTGGCCGGGAACGGCCGGGGTGA
- a CDS encoding histidine phosphatase family protein yields MSDLLLVRHGETAWSANGRHTGRTDIPLTARGVEEAISLAPFFRGHSPALVLTSPLRRAVATAQLAGLTGGEPDPDLYEWDYGGYEGITTAEIRRTTPDWSLWTHGVPPGDAEHPGESAAQVGARADHVLARVAPVLRADDGDVVLVAHGHFLRVLTARYLHLEPEHGRLFLLRTGTVSMLSTEHALPVIAGWNTRP; encoded by the coding sequence ATGAGTGACCTGTTGCTGGTGAGGCACGGCGAGACCGCTTGGAGCGCGAACGGGCGGCACACGGGACGCACCGACATCCCGCTGACCGCGCGCGGGGTCGAGGAGGCCATCTCGCTGGCCCCCTTCTTCCGGGGCCACAGCCCCGCCCTGGTACTGACCAGCCCGCTGCGCCGGGCCGTCGCCACCGCACAGCTCGCGGGGCTCACCGGCGGCGAGCCCGACCCCGACCTGTACGAGTGGGACTACGGCGGCTACGAGGGGATCACCACCGCCGAGATCCGGCGGACGACTCCGGACTGGTCCCTGTGGACCCACGGCGTCCCGCCCGGCGACGCCGAGCACCCCGGTGAGAGCGCCGCCCAGGTCGGGGCCCGGGCCGACCACGTCCTGGCCCGGGTCGCCCCCGTGCTCCGCGCGGACGACGGCGACGTGGTGCTGGTCGCCCACGGCCACTTCCTGCGCGTCCTCACCGCCCGATACCTGCACCTGGAGCCCGAGCACGGCCGGCTCTTCCTGCTGCGCACCGGAACCGTCAGCATGCTCTCCACCGAGCACGCCCTCCCCGTGATCGCGGGCTGGAACACCCGCCCCTGA
- a CDS encoding APC family permease, with the protein MGDDGYTDRGGAGGGPRPADEQDEGLKANAIGFLDALVIGLNSTSPAYSLAAVLGPIVALVGIYAPGVMLASFVPMLLIAAAFYYLNKVDQDCGTTFSWVTRAMGPWAGWLGGWAIAMTGVLVIGSLADVAVHFGLLAVGLDSWAANAWIRQILTVLVILVMTAICVIGTELSAHLQDILILAQVFFLLAFAVVAIYRVYAGTSTLDEIEPSLSWLNPFGAGGAALTGGLLLGVFIYWGWESAVNLTEEVENSATAPGKAGIWSTVILLVTYLSVGFAVVAYSGTAYLAENAGEEEAIFAVLAHEVMGGWDWVVLLAVSTSALASTQTTIIPASRTALSMARRHALPHGLAHIHPRFRTPDVSTWWVAGIAIGWYLVVNQISENALLDSLTALSLLIAFYYALTGLACAIYYRRHLLENLHNFLLIGLGPVLGAGLLAWLLVESIGDMSNPENSASGVSWFGLGPPLVIGIAIALVGVAVMCFWRVRDGRFWQERRTVADPALVHAGKHQGVS; encoded by the coding sequence ATGGGTGACGACGGGTACACGGACCGGGGCGGTGCGGGCGGCGGACCGCGGCCGGCGGACGAGCAGGACGAGGGGCTCAAGGCCAATGCGATCGGCTTCCTCGACGCGCTCGTCATCGGCCTGAACTCCACCTCGCCCGCGTACTCCCTGGCCGCCGTCCTCGGGCCCATCGTGGCGCTGGTCGGGATCTACGCACCGGGCGTGATGCTGGCCTCCTTCGTCCCGATGCTGCTCATCGCCGCCGCCTTCTACTACCTCAACAAGGTCGACCAGGACTGCGGGACGACCTTCTCGTGGGTCACCCGGGCCATGGGCCCCTGGGCGGGCTGGCTCGGCGGCTGGGCCATCGCCATGACCGGCGTCCTGGTCATCGGCTCGCTCGCGGACGTCGCCGTGCACTTCGGCCTGCTCGCCGTCGGACTCGACAGCTGGGCCGCCAACGCCTGGATCCGGCAGATCCTCACCGTCCTCGTGATCCTGGTCATGACCGCGATCTGCGTCATCGGCACCGAACTCTCGGCCCACCTCCAGGACATCCTCATCCTCGCCCAGGTCTTCTTCCTGCTGGCCTTCGCCGTGGTCGCCATCTACCGCGTCTACGCCGGCACCAGCACCCTGGACGAGATCGAGCCCTCACTCTCCTGGCTCAACCCCTTCGGCGCCGGCGGCGCCGCCCTCACCGGAGGGCTGCTGCTCGGCGTGTTCATCTACTGGGGCTGGGAGTCCGCGGTCAACCTCACCGAGGAGGTCGAGAACTCCGCCACCGCGCCCGGCAAGGCGGGCATCTGGTCGACGGTCATCCTCCTGGTCACCTACCTGTCCGTGGGCTTCGCGGTCGTCGCCTACTCCGGTACCGCCTACCTCGCCGAGAACGCGGGCGAGGAGGAGGCCATCTTCGCGGTGCTCGCCCACGAGGTCATGGGCGGCTGGGACTGGGTGGTGCTCCTCGCCGTCTCCACCTCCGCGCTCGCCTCCACCCAGACCACGATCATCCCCGCCTCCCGCACCGCCCTGTCCATGGCCCGCCGGCACGCGCTGCCGCACGGACTGGCGCACATCCACCCGCGGTTCCGGACCCCGGACGTGAGCACCTGGTGGGTGGCCGGCATCGCCATCGGCTGGTACCTGGTCGTCAACCAGATCAGCGAGAACGCGCTCCTGGACTCGCTCACCGCGCTGTCCCTGCTCATCGCCTTCTACTACGCGCTCACCGGCCTGGCCTGCGCCATCTACTACCGCCGCCACCTGCTGGAGAACCTGCACAACTTCCTGCTGATCGGACTCGGCCCGGTCCTCGGCGCCGGCCTGCTGGCCTGGCTGCTGGTGGAGTCGATCGGCGACATGTCCAACCCGGAGAACTCGGCCAGCGGCGTGTCCTGGTTCGGGCTCGGCCCGCCCCTGGTCATCGGCATCGCGATCGCCCTCGTGGGCGTGGCCGTCATGTGCTTCTGGCGGGTACGGGACGGCAGGTTCTGGCAGGAGCGGCGCACGGTCGCCGACCCGGCCCTGGTCCACGCCGGCAAGCACCAGGGGGTGTCCTGA
- a CDS encoding universal stress protein, translating to MSVVLGYDESPGAERALHVALEVATAFGEPLVLVYGAAAPGPTGEEYRAHHEAVRQAGRSALAHAVEEADAAGVPTAVEVADEKPAQALLDAAERHHARVIIVGSWGDSPMRGALLGSTPHKLLHLSPIPVLCVPTGPEDA from the coding sequence ATGTCCGTGGTCCTCGGGTACGACGAGTCACCGGGCGCGGAACGGGCCCTGCACGTGGCACTGGAGGTGGCCACCGCCTTCGGCGAACCCCTCGTCCTCGTCTACGGCGCGGCCGCCCCCGGCCCCACGGGCGAGGAGTACCGCGCCCACCACGAGGCCGTACGCCAGGCCGGCCGCAGCGCCCTGGCGCACGCGGTCGAGGAGGCCGACGCGGCCGGCGTGCCGACGGCGGTCGAAGTGGCGGACGAAAAGCCCGCCCAGGCCCTGCTGGACGCCGCCGAGCGGCACCACGCCAGGGTCATCATCGTCGGCAGCTGGGGCGACAGCCCGATGCGCGGAGCCCTGCTCGGCTCCACCCCGCACAAGCTCCTGCACCTGTCGCCGATCCCGGTGCTGTGCGTACCGACCGGGCCGGAGGACGCCTGA